One genomic region from Saprospiraceae bacterium encodes:
- a CDS encoding glycosyltransferase: MDKKTLHIVTLEIPYPPNKGSTFDMYYRIKALAEAGVEIILHCFYKSFVVETALAPYCKVVYLYARKPLWKIHSLSIPLFVQSRRNDQLIDMLSQDDHPILYEGLHTTFTLTDQRLRHKKKYIRQHNMEAAYYHHLRSQETNPLKKIYYAIETYLVKKYEPAVLFDADHLFAISELENQTYKTLGYNVTWLPPFLDHTFTSKTGRGSYALYHGDLSIKENEAAALFLIEKVFKQLDYALVVAGKKPSSKIKSLIFKNKKFTLHDTPSTGMMQELIRDAHIILAPFSQTTGYKIKLLESLTKGRHIITTSNVRVYQELSPCLHFACDEDTDWIDQIQTLVGREFTEEEKDSRLKVMDHWFNPKVNIEEFIAKIFG, from the coding sequence TTGGACAAAAAAACACTTCATATCGTCACTTTGGAGATCCCGTATCCCCCGAATAAGGGGAGTACTTTTGATATGTATTATAGAATTAAAGCCCTCGCTGAAGCAGGAGTCGAGATTATATTACATTGTTTTTATAAATCCTTTGTGGTAGAAACTGCTTTAGCACCATACTGCAAAGTCGTGTACCTGTATGCGCGTAAACCATTGTGGAAAATCCACTCTTTGAGCATACCCTTATTTGTGCAAAGCCGGCGAAATGACCAATTGATCGACATGCTCAGCCAGGATGACCATCCTATCTTATATGAAGGCTTGCACACCACTTTTACGCTGACCGATCAAAGACTAAGACACAAAAAAAAATATATCCGCCAGCATAATATGGAGGCAGCATACTATCATCATCTCCGGTCCCAAGAAACAAATCCATTGAAAAAAATATATTATGCTATTGAGACTTATTTAGTCAAAAAATACGAACCTGCTGTACTATTCGATGCTGATCATTTATTTGCAATTTCGGAGCTAGAAAACCAGACTTACAAGACACTGGGATATAATGTTACCTGGCTACCACCTTTCCTCGATCATACTTTTACTTCCAAGACTGGAAGAGGAAGCTATGCTTTATATCACGGCGATCTCAGTATCAAAGAAAATGAAGCTGCTGCCCTATTTTTAATTGAAAAGGTTTTTAAACAATTGGACTATGCGTTAGTAGTGGCAGGCAAAAAACCATCTTCTAAAATAAAGTCTCTCATCTTCAAAAATAAAAAATTTACGCTTCATGACACGCCCTCTACTGGTATGATGCAAGAACTTATCCGCGACGCACATATTATATTGGCACCATTTTCTCAGACCACTGGCTATAAGATCAAGTTGTTGGAATCACTTACTAAAGGAAGACATATCATTACAACTTCAAATGTCAGAGTTTACCAGGAGCTGAGCCCTTGCCTACATTTTGCGTGTGACGAGGATACAGACTGGATCGATCAAATTCAAACTTTGGTTGGTAGGGAGTTTACGGAGGAGGAAAAAGATAGCAGATTAAAAGTGATGGATCATTGGTTCAATCCAAAGGTCAATATAGAGGAGTTTATTGCAAAAATCTTTGGATAA
- a CDS encoding acyl-CoA thioesterase — protein sequence MNLRKLTEITDYHMHPESKALIRFHDCDPFRHLNQSRYLDYFVSAREDQLRDNYGLDIHKFAQENGHAWMVTKNQIAYIRQVLVNEMVTMQTHVVGYDQSNIHVEMIMWDEAKVKTKALLWGTFAYVNLMESKRAIHPPELMEFFGKLKWNGTDGMTFDQRAAAMYIIGK from the coding sequence ATGAATTTAAGAAAACTAACAGAGATCACCGACTATCATATGCATCCGGAGAGCAAGGCTTTGATACGGTTTCATGATTGTGATCCATTCAGACATTTAAATCAATCCCGGTATCTCGATTATTTTGTATCGGCCCGCGAGGATCAATTGAGAGATAATTATGGCCTGGACATTCATAAGTTTGCCCAGGAAAACGGTCATGCCTGGATGGTGACCAAAAACCAAATAGCCTATATCCGTCAGGTCCTGGTCAACGAAATGGTCACCATGCAGACCCATGTAGTCGGATATGATCAGAGCAATATCCATGTCGAGATGATCATGTGGGATGAGGCCAAAGTCAAAACCAAAGCCTTGTTATGGGGCACATTTGCTTATGTCAATTTGATGGAAAGTAAACGAGCAATTCACCCACCAGAGCTCATGGAGTTTTTTGGAAAATTAAAATGGAATGGTACAGATGGTATGACTTTCGATCAAAGGGCTGCAGCTATGTACATTATTGGCAAATGA